A window of Hippoglossus stenolepis isolate QCI-W04-F060 chromosome 16, HSTE1.2, whole genome shotgun sequence contains these coding sequences:
- the nupr1b gene encoding nuclear protein 1b — protein MSHVDVKNMKPSSFEDEFYDEYEYYNLTDKYSEGSARKGRTKKEASDNTNRPNPSGHERKIVEKLQNSEKKTKE, from the exons ATGAGTCACGTGGACGTGAAGAACATGAAACCCTCCAGCTTTGAAGACGAGTTTTatgatgaatatgaatattataatCTGACAGATAAATACTCAG aggGTTCGGCTCGTAAAGGCAGAACCAAGAAGGAGGCCAGTGACAACACCAACAGACCAAACCCTTCAGGACACGAGAGGAAGATCGTCGAGAAACTGCAGAACAGTGAGAAGAAAACTAAAGAGTGA